In one Echinicola marina genomic region, the following are encoded:
- a CDS encoding BCCT family transporter, protein MNKKYFDVHAPVFWPASILIIIFIVITLSVGKPMEQVFNNIQHFITDKTGWLFIISINAFIVFCFYLGFSKYGSVKLGGKNAETEFSTSSWFAMLFSAGMGIGLLFWGVAEPVSHYASPPYGQGYTIESATRAMNLTFLHWGFHAWAIYAIVALSLAFFTYNRKLPLTIRSVFYPILGERIHSWIGDVIDVMAVLATLFGLATSLGLGVKQVNGGLSFLFDIPNSTTTQVLLIAGITGIATISVFSGIDKGVKLLSEWNVRIAGILLIFILIVGPSLFIFRSLVQNLGNYINEIITVSTWTEAYRDNGWQGDWTIFYWAWWVSWSPFVGMFIARVSRGRTIREFIFGVLLVPALLTFLWLTAMGGGAIFLDLQNEGHELAKNIIADEATALFVYLNQFPLKTIGSMVGVLLVISFFVTSSDSGSLVIDSITAGGKLDAPVGQRIFWALSEGGVAAVLLVGGGLTALQTAAITTGLPFLIVLLIMVYSLHKGLQKEYARNQALKEELNKKSYEKNLNQVIQKTLQKRQEK, encoded by the coding sequence ATGAATAAAAAATATTTTGACGTCCATGCACCCGTATTTTGGCCCGCCTCCATACTGATCATCATTTTTATCGTGATTACCTTATCAGTGGGAAAACCCATGGAACAGGTATTCAACAACATCCAACATTTCATAACGGATAAAACCGGATGGCTTTTCATAATATCCATCAATGCCTTTATCGTATTTTGCTTTTATTTGGGTTTTAGCAAATATGGCAGCGTAAAACTAGGCGGTAAAAACGCAGAAACAGAATTCTCCACTTCTTCTTGGTTTGCCATGCTTTTCAGCGCGGGCATGGGCATCGGGCTTTTATTTTGGGGAGTAGCCGAACCTGTCTCCCACTATGCCAGCCCTCCCTATGGACAAGGCTACACCATAGAATCTGCGACACGGGCAATGAACCTCACTTTTCTTCACTGGGGCTTTCATGCTTGGGCAATTTATGCCATTGTTGCCCTTTCGCTTGCCTTCTTTACCTATAACAGGAAGTTACCTCTGACGATTAGATCCGTCTTTTACCCCATACTTGGGGAGAGAATTCATAGCTGGATTGGAGATGTTATTGACGTTATGGCTGTTTTGGCCACCTTATTTGGCCTGGCCACTTCCTTGGGACTAGGCGTAAAACAAGTCAATGGCGGGCTTTCATTTTTATTCGACATTCCCAATAGCACCACTACTCAAGTACTGCTCATCGCAGGAATTACCGGAATTGCCACCATCAGTGTATTTTCGGGTATTGACAAGGGCGTAAAACTCCTCAGCGAGTGGAATGTCAGGATTGCAGGGATTTTACTGATTTTCATTTTGATCGTAGGCCCCTCCCTTTTCATTTTCAGATCATTGGTACAAAACCTCGGCAATTATATCAATGAAATCATTACTGTGTCCACCTGGACAGAAGCATACAGGGACAATGGCTGGCAGGGAGACTGGACAATATTCTATTGGGCATGGTGGGTATCTTGGTCTCCTTTCGTCGGCATGTTCATTGCCCGGGTTTCTAGGGGAAGGACCATTCGGGAATTTATCTTTGGTGTTTTATTGGTCCCTGCATTACTCACCTTTCTTTGGCTTACGGCCATGGGTGGAGGTGCCATATTTCTGGATCTTCAAAATGAAGGGCATGAATTAGCCAAAAACATCATTGCCGATGAAGCCACTGCGCTATTCGTCTACCTTAATCAGTTCCCGCTCAAAACAATCGGGTCCATGGTGGGCGTCCTGTTGGTCATCAGCTTTTTTGTCACCTCATCAGATTCCGGATCCTTGGTAATTGACAGTATTACAGCAGGCGGAAAGCTGGATGCCCCCGTAGGCCAAAGGATATTCTGGGCACTTTCAGAAGGTGGAGTGGCTGCGGTATTGCTGGTAGGAGGCGGACTCACCGCTTTACAAACAGCCGCAATAACCACAGGCCTGCCTTTCCTGATAGTTTTACTGATAATGGTCTATAGCCTCCATAAGGGATTACAAAAAGAGTACGCCCGTAACCAGGCTCTCAAAGAAGAACTTAACAAAAAATCCTACGAAAAGAACCTGAACCAGGTCATCCAAAAAACCCTTCAAAAAAGACAAGAAAAATGA
- a CDS encoding universal stress protein: MKNIKNIAVCLDLTEMDGVLLTYLKKLHDLIPFQHLSILHLMELEELPDDISALIPKLGKSLDQIIESELIESTQEHFHIENGPQINCHIHSNPDVEDFSDYIDRQDYSLIIYGKKTSYIGSGILSAKLVRLSHCNTLFVPEIGQPIFENVTIAIDFSTYSDKIIPIAKKFQEIAHSNIHPVSILKIGRQYFPYIKNYQQISADMEAEALSKYKKLQKKHGFSTALSIIKDNEQNIGKLIYNFAVQTSSSLIIVGNKGRNDEGDLLIGSVTEQLISHEKNLPVLIVKK; the protein is encoded by the coding sequence ATGAAAAACATAAAAAATATAGCTGTTTGCCTGGACCTGACAGAAATGGATGGGGTACTCCTCACTTATCTCAAAAAGCTGCACGACCTGATCCCTTTTCAACACCTCAGTATCCTGCACCTGATGGAATTAGAAGAACTTCCTGATGATATCAGTGCCCTAATCCCCAAACTGGGAAAATCACTAGATCAAATAATAGAAAGTGAATTAATAGAAAGTACCCAAGAACATTTCCACATCGAGAATGGCCCACAGATAAATTGCCATATCCATTCCAATCCAGACGTAGAAGATTTTTCTGATTATATAGACCGCCAAGACTATAGTCTTATTATTTATGGGAAAAAGACAAGCTATATTGGGTCGGGCATTTTAAGTGCTAAACTGGTCAGGCTTTCACACTGTAACACCTTGTTTGTCCCTGAAATCGGCCAGCCAATATTTGAAAATGTCACCATTGCTATTGACTTCAGCACTTACTCGGATAAAATCATTCCTATTGCTAAAAAATTCCAAGAAATCGCCCATAGCAATATTCACCCCGTCAGCATCCTTAAGATTGGCCGCCAATATTTTCCCTATATCAAAAACTACCAACAAATCAGTGCCGATATGGAGGCGGAAGCCCTATCAAAATACAAAAAACTACAAAAAAAGCATGGCTTCAGCACCGCCTTATCCATCATCAAAGACAATGAGCAAAACATAGGCAAACTGATCTATAATTTTGCCGTACAGACTTCCTCTAGCCTTATCATTGTTGGAAATAAAGGAAGAAATGACGAAGGAGACCTCTTAATCGGCAGCGTCACGGAACAATTGATCTCACATGAAAAAAATCTTCCGGTCTTAATTGTAAAAAAATAA
- a CDS encoding UPF0158 family protein: protein MLSLSEKEIETIAKYLLKGKVCYYQEDKKLIHHLPDEEENFNEDLTEEEEDLLDEIDADPMNYAEFIKMEPAQESLIMDQFTEQFVEDRSFQEDLYDALTKSKAMERFTFLIEESKAYKDKWLEYRRMKYKDWVMEQIDSYNVQE, encoded by the coding sequence ATGCTCAGCTTATCTGAAAAAGAAATAGAAACTATTGCAAAATATTTGCTAAAAGGAAAGGTTTGTTATTACCAAGAAGACAAGAAACTGATCCATCACCTGCCTGATGAGGAGGAAAATTTTAATGAAGATCTGACTGAAGAAGAGGAGGATTTACTTGATGAGATCGACGCAGATCCGATGAATTATGCCGAATTTATTAAGATGGAGCCTGCCCAGGAGTCTCTGATCATGGACCAGTTTACGGAGCAGTTTGTGGAAGATAGGTCCTTTCAGGAGGACTTATATGATGCCTTGACCAAGAGCAAAGCGATGGAGAGATTTACCTTTTTAATAGAGGAGTCCAAAGCCTATAAGGATAAATGGCTGGAGTACCGTCGCATGAAATACAAGGATTGGGTGATGGAGCAGATCGATAGTTATAATGTACAAGAATAA
- a CDS encoding PAS domain-containing protein, with amino-acid sequence MGTDFLLAFVLLHELPRLFGFFGVFLIGINAFLLVFAIIKSESIKTNKVCYGLAILCLLVQVNMLGSSLGFSQLSGANKYLEVLLGAVLLHFILGVYEQLSKCPVLLSLNYGFVVFLTLASLLMGGEGPSTVSFNVGPEHFVFDIIYFGFYVQITVALIYSLTGILRGDGFHSFWKISVILNLGIGLFLWLYLFMDSLAAEISFFSLKAFSFAILGFTGLWAMFEKSRIKMKMSSDRDVFLEKFKVPVLLISSWGGVLNLNSKARLFLGTGNGKSIPQLIDIVSCFEEKRRFEDKCMQLLFGSTCRKFSFEGKKLGGKIGRIWAEGQLLGIEGSEDEQLLLFLEDDVALISEKPKVDDFDEVYQIISSVSSEAMWQYDVQMDKLLFGDGFKNLFGIDLGKQEVGKDYIRSRIHPDDCERVFKNLEEITLDLERTAWEHEYRFLKENGEFARVKSRGYVLRDADGRPVKFCGAMQDVTFIYQYLKKINAQKAYFREIIQMQSHDVREPLTRIMAVANFILENGYSELEEKEALRIIANSCQELDGMIHQVIEKVERAQIDTKFIELNKGKDSLKNIGDMVK; translated from the coding sequence ATGGGGACGGATTTTTTATTGGCCTTTGTGTTGCTACATGAGCTTCCTAGGTTATTTGGTTTTTTTGGTGTATTCCTTATTGGGATTAATGCTTTTTTATTGGTTTTTGCCATCATTAAGTCAGAAAGCATTAAGACCAACAAGGTTTGTTATGGGCTAGCGATCCTTTGTCTGCTCGTTCAGGTGAATATGCTAGGGTCAAGTTTGGGATTTTCTCAATTGAGTGGAGCTAATAAATACCTTGAAGTTTTGTTAGGGGCGGTGCTTTTACATTTTATTCTGGGAGTTTATGAGCAGCTTAGCAAATGTCCTGTGCTTTTATCCCTTAATTATGGATTTGTGGTTTTTTTGACACTTGCGTCCTTACTGATGGGGGGAGAAGGTCCGAGTACAGTAAGTTTTAATGTAGGTCCTGAGCACTTTGTTTTCGATATTATATATTTCGGATTTTATGTTCAGATAACGGTGGCATTAATTTATTCATTGACCGGTATTTTAAGAGGGGATGGGTTCCATTCATTTTGGAAAATTTCGGTCATTTTGAATTTGGGAATAGGTTTGTTTCTGTGGTTATACCTTTTTATGGATTCATTGGCTGCTGAGATTTCTTTTTTTTCGCTCAAAGCATTTTCCTTCGCGATACTAGGCTTTACAGGTCTATGGGCGATGTTTGAAAAAAGCAGAATAAAGATGAAAATGAGTTCTGATAGAGATGTCTTTTTGGAGAAATTTAAGGTTCCTGTCCTTTTGATATCCAGTTGGGGGGGAGTTTTGAACTTGAATTCAAAAGCCAGGTTGTTTCTTGGTACGGGAAATGGGAAGTCCATTCCTCAGCTTATTGATATTGTATCATGTTTTGAAGAGAAGAGAAGATTTGAGGATAAATGTATGCAGCTATTGTTTGGAAGTACTTGTAGGAAATTTTCCTTTGAGGGAAAAAAGCTGGGGGGAAAAATAGGACGAATATGGGCAGAAGGGCAGTTGTTGGGCATTGAGGGGAGCGAAGATGAGCAGCTATTATTGTTTTTGGAGGATGATGTGGCTTTAATTTCCGAAAAGCCCAAAGTGGATGATTTTGATGAGGTTTATCAAATAATTTCCAGTGTTTCTAGTGAAGCGATGTGGCAGTATGACGTGCAAATGGACAAGTTGCTATTTGGTGATGGATTTAAAAACCTGTTTGGTATAGATCTGGGAAAGCAGGAAGTTGGTAAGGATTATATACGGTCCAGAATTCATCCGGATGATTGTGAAAGGGTTTTTAAAAATCTGGAGGAAATCACATTGGATTTGGAAAGGACGGCGTGGGAACATGAATACAGGTTTCTTAAGGAAAATGGAGAGTTTGCCCGAGTAAAAAGTAGGGGGTATGTTCTCCGAGATGCAGACGGGCGTCCTGTCAAATTTTGTGGAGCCATGCAGGATGTTACTTTTATCTATCAATATTTGAAGAAGATAAATGCTCAGAAAGCCTATTTTAGAGAGATTATCCAGATGCAATCCCATGATGTGAGGGAGCCACTTACCAGAATTATGGCTGTGGCTAATTTTATTTTGGAAAATGGATATTCTGAGTTAGAAGAAAAGGAGGCATTAAGGATCATTGCCAATAGTTGTCAGGAATTGGATGGGATGATTCACCAAGTGATAGAGAAGGTAGAGCGGGCACAGATCGACACAAAATTTATTGAGTTGAATAAGGGAAAAGATAGTCTAAAAAATATTGGGGATATGGTCAAGTAG
- a CDS encoding PepSY-associated TM helix domain-containing protein codes for MKPMNSNKSTKKNRSFFYRISAWLHLWLGLVSGIVVVIVSLTAALLTFEEEIRLIFEAEHEKVSKIEGQKLLPPSELAVRVKEKYGWPSVYGVMYRGEGRSAMVPYYEDRSNYQQALINPYTGEVLHNRKLNDDFFRFMLMGHYQLWLPRPIGKPVVAYSTLIFVITLVTGLVLWWPKKWTKATKNASFKIKWPASPKRFNYDLHNVVGFYSLLIALVLALTGMVYGMKWFRSSSYWVASGGKTEVFERMHSDTTLVAVEGQVDEDVLMNNLLESGFDPDESRFSIFYPRGASGTWNLQVNSSLINTFRSRNYHFEQGSLDLLKVDPEFSEANGGDQLMKLNYDLHLGLIGGIWTKIIAFLVSIVSASLPVTGFIIWWGKEKKKRKSKVKARKKVQVNRKMAVPA; via the coding sequence ATGAAACCAATGAATTCCAATAAAAGCACAAAGAAAAACCGCTCATTTTTTTATCGAATATCTGCGTGGCTACATCTTTGGTTAGGTTTAGTGTCAGGAATCGTAGTGGTTATCGTCAGCTTGACTGCTGCATTATTGACCTTCGAGGAAGAAATTCGGCTGATATTTGAAGCCGAGCATGAGAAGGTCTCTAAAATAGAAGGCCAAAAACTCTTGCCTCCTTCCGAACTTGCAGTAAGGGTAAAAGAAAAATATGGTTGGCCTTCAGTTTATGGGGTTATGTACCGGGGAGAGGGTAGAAGTGCAATGGTCCCTTACTATGAGGACAGGTCAAACTATCAGCAAGCTCTGATCAATCCTTACACGGGTGAGGTATTGCATAATAGAAAGTTAAATGATGATTTTTTCAGGTTCATGTTGATGGGGCATTACCAGTTGTGGTTACCCAGACCAATAGGAAAACCAGTAGTTGCATATAGCACACTGATCTTTGTCATTACCTTGGTCACTGGTTTGGTTCTTTGGTGGCCAAAAAAATGGACCAAAGCAACCAAAAATGCCAGTTTTAAGATAAAATGGCCGGCAAGCCCCAAAAGGTTCAACTATGACTTGCACAATGTAGTTGGCTTTTATTCCCTGCTGATCGCCTTGGTATTGGCCCTTACCGGTATGGTTTATGGCATGAAATGGTTTAGGAGCAGTTCCTACTGGGTAGCTTCTGGAGGTAAAACTGAGGTGTTTGAACGAATGCATTCAGATACAACCTTGGTGGCAGTAGAAGGCCAAGTGGATGAAGATGTACTTATGAATAATTTGCTGGAAAGTGGTTTTGATCCTGATGAAAGTCGTTTTAGTATTTTCTATCCTAGAGGAGCATCTGGTACTTGGAATTTACAGGTAAACTCCAGCCTTATCAATACCTTTAGAAGCCGCAACTACCATTTTGAGCAGGGGAGCTTGGATCTGCTTAAAGTAGATCCGGAATTTTCTGAAGCTAATGGTGGAGACCAATTGATGAAACTGAACTATGACCTTCACCTAGGCTTGATTGGTGGTATTTGGACCAAGATCATCGCCTTTTTGGTATCTATCGTTTCGGCTAGTTTGCCAGTTACAGGATTTATTATTTGGTGGGGAAAGGAAAAGAAGAAACGGAAAAGCAAGGTAAAGGCCAGGAAAAAAGTACAAGTAAATAGAAAAATGGCGGTTCCCGCTTGA
- a CDS encoding DUF4374 domain-containing protein: protein MRNQLNNWLVAGALASFSLLGCTDDEVVDGPAGNVSESFVIASTPTASDGVADYLLTTTSLTSGTISTVANGIEQDGTYRYYITINDKFFSLLYGQGNPGAVTTYELNNQGKLTKQSNFQSETVQAFAEVDDDLLMMKIPRSGAEDATWYQMDTELLQITDDGLTNIVDVANNGERAHFTWLTQVGDKVFAPYMSIKGCCDDTFGTNYPDSAWIAVYDYPSMELEKVIKDNRTSYIGRYFTEGLTVVENGDVYAFSSGVATTNGEGSSTLPSAFLRIKAGETEFDESYYFNIEAVADGYHVTDKTYLGDGKFVVHMHNEKGAYTTGARLGIVNVHEKSFKWVSGTPAVEKVLRVTTNNYSLMDGNTAYIGYTTEEGSWVYEVDAETAVATQGLKVEGGTITAISKLNVAE, encoded by the coding sequence ATGAGAAATCAATTAAACAATTGGCTAGTAGCAGGTGCGCTGGCTTCATTTTCTTTGCTAGGCTGTACTGACGATGAGGTGGTAGATGGCCCTGCAGGAAATGTTTCAGAAAGTTTTGTTATTGCTTCAACTCCTACTGCTTCGGATGGGGTGGCTGATTACCTCCTGACTACAACATCGCTTACTTCAGGTACCATTAGCACAGTTGCAAATGGTATTGAGCAGGACGGAACCTATCGTTATTATATCACTATCAATGATAAGTTCTTTAGCCTATTATATGGGCAGGGGAATCCAGGAGCCGTGACCACCTATGAGCTGAACAATCAGGGGAAATTAACAAAGCAGTCCAATTTCCAGTCCGAAACTGTTCAGGCTTTTGCAGAGGTCGACGATGATCTCCTAATGATGAAAATTCCTCGCTCTGGTGCTGAAGATGCTACTTGGTACCAGATGGATACAGAACTGCTTCAGATTACGGATGATGGTCTGACCAATATCGTTGATGTGGCTAATAATGGAGAAAGGGCACACTTTACTTGGCTGACTCAAGTGGGAGACAAGGTGTTTGCCCCGTATATGAGTATTAAGGGCTGCTGTGACGATACCTTTGGTACCAATTACCCGGACAGTGCCTGGATAGCTGTCTATGACTACCCAAGTATGGAGCTGGAAAAAGTGATCAAAGACAATAGGACAAGTTATATCGGCAGGTATTTCACCGAAGGACTGACTGTTGTAGAAAATGGGGATGTGTATGCTTTCTCTTCTGGTGTGGCGACGACCAACGGAGAAGGGAGTTCTACACTTCCTTCTGCCTTCCTGAGAATCAAGGCCGGTGAAACTGAATTTGACGAAAGTTACTATTTCAATATCGAAGCCGTGGCAGACGGTTACCATGTTACCGATAAAACGTATCTGGGTGATGGTAAATTTGTAGTCCATATGCACAATGAAAAAGGTGCTTATACTACAGGAGCAAGACTTGGTATAGTAAATGTCCATGAAAAATCCTTCAAGTGGGTGAGCGGAACACCAGCAGTAGAAAAGGTGCTAAGGGTAACCACTAACAATTACTCCTTGATGGATGGCAATACAGCTTATATTGGGTATACCACAGAAGAAGGCAGCTGGGTGTATGAAGTAGATGCAGAAACAGCCGTGGCCACTCAGGGGCTTAAAGTAGAAGGCGGTACCATTACTGCTATCAGCAAATTGAATGTAGCTGAATAA
- a CDS encoding TonB-dependent receptor, whose translation MQYKKILLTGWLFAIFYSIAFSQGTATITGIVIDSSGHPLPGVLIKESTISKGTVTNAAGEFVISGQTNYTYTFTFSFLGFEPHEETVRVGDSNPQLRIVLRESQQDLAEFTVTGKSIIQEIEEKAFNVDVIDAKKLYNTNLDLGHALDRVSGIRVRESGGVGSNMNLSLNGFTGRQVKIFIDGIPMENFGSSFQLNNIPINLAERIEVYKGVVPVSLGADALGGAINIITRKSGKSFLDASYSYGSFNTHRTAVNAAYVAPSGFTLEMNAFQNFSDNDYKVKVDVADINTGQYYPQQTVRRFNDQYHNETLITQIGVQNKPYADRLLFGITLGKMYKEIQTGARLVSVFGDWHRKGDIIMPTLKYRKENLFTKGLNVTFNANYNLGTEQNIDTVHRRYNWFQQYREYDTPGGERSYSMYKYKNNNAVGSFAADYIINEVHSLSLSNTLNTFNRQGSDPLFPDQDRYQQPRETVKNVLGLGYRYQPNTDMSISVFGKQYHQSNYFAKAYNPTGNYGDVAYTNTRENFNYAGYGLAATYFINPNVQLKASAEKTYRLPDPQELFGDMVNLEGNISLRPESSYNYNLGVFYNKVWTPEQRLEVDANLLFRDAKDFIRARLNTNQSMQVMDNLFNVTNAGFEVDMRYFHSSNFTVGANLTYQNLRNNTRFDEGQTVESVVYRDRIPNMPYLFGNANASYTIKDVLSKDNHIVIGYNLLYVHGFYLYWPSLGSDKLDVPKQVSHDLNATYTFGKNNRFQFTAECRNLLDSQLYDNFSLQKPGRNFSGKIRYFIY comes from the coding sequence ATGCAATATAAGAAAATATTGTTGACGGGATGGCTATTTGCTATATTCTATAGTATTGCCTTTTCGCAAGGAACAGCGACAATCACAGGGATAGTAATTGACTCTTCCGGCCATCCACTGCCAGGTGTGTTGATCAAGGAAAGCACTATCTCCAAGGGGACGGTGACCAATGCCGCTGGTGAATTTGTTATTTCTGGTCAAACCAATTATACCTATACCTTCACTTTTAGTTTTTTAGGGTTTGAACCCCATGAAGAAACCGTTAGGGTAGGTGATTCCAATCCTCAATTGAGGATTGTTCTTAGGGAATCACAACAGGATTTGGCAGAATTCACTGTAACCGGAAAATCGATCATACAGGAAATCGAAGAAAAGGCCTTCAATGTGGACGTGATCGATGCTAAGAAACTCTATAATACGAACCTTGATTTGGGACATGCGCTTGATCGGGTATCCGGTATCAGGGTGAGGGAATCTGGTGGAGTAGGTTCGAATATGAACCTTTCGCTTAATGGCTTTACAGGTAGACAGGTCAAAATCTTTATCGATGGGATACCTATGGAAAATTTCGGTTCATCCTTCCAGCTGAACAATATTCCTATCAACTTGGCGGAAAGAATTGAAGTATATAAAGGAGTGGTTCCTGTCAGTCTTGGGGCGGATGCCCTTGGCGGTGCCATTAATATTATCACCCGGAAATCCGGCAAAAGCTTTCTGGATGCTTCTTACTCTTATGGCTCGTTTAATACGCACCGGACGGCGGTAAATGCGGCGTATGTAGCTCCTTCAGGGTTTACACTTGAAATGAACGCTTTCCAAAATTTCTCGGACAATGACTACAAGGTTAAGGTGGATGTGGCCGACATTAATACAGGACAATATTATCCTCAGCAAACCGTAAGGCGTTTTAACGACCAATACCACAATGAAACACTGATCACCCAGATTGGTGTGCAAAATAAGCCCTATGCCGATCGCTTATTGTTTGGCATTACCTTGGGCAAAATGTACAAAGAAATTCAGACCGGGGCCAGACTGGTAAGCGTTTTTGGAGATTGGCACCGGAAAGGGGATATCATTATGCCTACTCTCAAGTACCGGAAGGAGAACCTCTTTACCAAAGGCCTTAATGTGACCTTTAATGCCAACTATAATCTTGGAACTGAACAGAATATTGATACGGTACACAGAAGGTATAATTGGTTTCAGCAATATAGGGAATACGATACTCCAGGTGGAGAAAGAAGTTATAGCATGTACAAGTACAAAAATAATAATGCCGTAGGGTCATTTGCAGCGGATTATATTATTAATGAGGTACATAGCCTTTCGCTTAGCAATACCTTGAATACTTTTAATAGACAGGGAAGCGATCCTCTGTTTCCCGATCAAGACAGGTATCAACAACCACGGGAAACGGTCAAAAATGTTTTGGGACTGGGCTATCGTTATCAGCCTAATACCGATATGAGTATCTCGGTCTTTGGGAAACAATATCATCAATCGAATTATTTTGCCAAGGCTTATAATCCTACAGGGAATTACGGGGATGTCGCCTATACCAATACCCGGGAGAATTTTAATTATGCAGGATATGGGCTGGCAGCCACCTATTTCATTAACCCGAATGTCCAATTAAAAGCATCTGCAGAGAAGACTTACCGCCTTCCTGATCCCCAAGAACTCTTTGGTGATATGGTTAACCTTGAGGGAAATATAAGCCTAAGACCGGAAAGTAGCTATAACTATAATTTGGGTGTATTCTATAATAAAGTATGGACACCTGAACAGCGTTTGGAGGTGGATGCAAATCTGCTCTTCAGAGATGCTAAGGATTTTATCCGGGCGCGATTGAATACCAATCAATCCATGCAGGTGATGGATAACCTCTTTAATGTTACCAATGCAGGTTTTGAAGTAGACATGAGGTATTTCCATAGCAGCAACTTCACTGTGGGAGCCAATCTTACCTATCAAAACCTAAGAAACAATACGCGGTTTGATGAGGGGCAAACAGTGGAAAGTGTAGTGTACAGGGATCGAATTCCCAATATGCCCTATCTCTTTGGTAATGCCAATGCTTCTTATACCATCAAGGATGTCCTGTCCAAAGACAACCACATCGTGATTGGCTATAATTTGCTCTATGTTCATGGCTTCTACTTGTATTGGCCAAGCTTGGGCAGTGACAAGCTTGATGTGCCCAAGCAGGTCAGCCATGACCTGAATGCCACCTATACTTTTGGAAAAAACAATCGCTTCCAGTTTACTGCTGAGTGTAGAAATCTATTGGATAGTCAATTATACGATAATTTCAGCTTGCAAAAGCCTGGGCGAAATTTCAGTGGAAAAATCAGATATTTTATTTATTAA
- the era gene encoding GTPase Era encodes MTEKTHKAGFVNIIGKPNVGKSTLMNILVGERLSIISSKAQTTRHRILGLMNDENYQIVFSDTPGMLKPKYELHKSMMSFVNLSLEDADVIVFVTDLYETEEEIQEVIEKINVSGVPVLLVINKIDLSKENKLEEVTEYWTARIKADTVIPISATENFNIERVLQEILDRLPIHPPYYDKGELTDKPERFFASEIIREKIFTNYKKEIPYSSEVVIDEFKEDDKIIKIRALIFVERSSQKGIIIGEKGKALKRVGTLAREALEEFFGKKVFLETHVKVEDDWRKNKNKLRKFGYDQ; translated from the coding sequence ATGACCGAAAAAACACACAAAGCTGGTTTCGTAAATATCATTGGAAAACCCAATGTAGGTAAATCTACATTAATGAATATCCTTGTGGGTGAGCGGCTTTCTATTATTTCTTCCAAAGCACAGACCACCAGACACCGTATACTGGGATTAATGAATGACGAAAACTACCAGATTGTTTTTTCGGACACTCCAGGTATGCTGAAGCCAAAATACGAATTGCACAAAAGCATGATGAGCTTTGTCAACCTCTCTCTGGAGGATGCCGATGTGATCGTTTTTGTAACGGACCTGTATGAAACTGAAGAGGAAATCCAGGAAGTAATTGAAAAAATCAATGTTTCAGGAGTTCCTGTATTATTGGTCATCAACAAAATAGACCTTTCCAAAGAGAACAAACTGGAAGAAGTCACCGAATATTGGACCGCAAGGATCAAAGCAGATACAGTTATACCTATTTCAGCTACCGAAAATTTTAATATTGAAAGAGTTCTTCAGGAAATCCTTGATCGACTGCCCATCCACCCTCCTTATTATGACAAGGGGGAACTAACGGATAAACCAGAACGTTTTTTTGCCTCTGAAATCATCAGGGAAAAAATATTTACCAATTACAAAAAGGAGATTCCTTACAGCTCCGAAGTAGTCATTGACGAATTCAAAGAGGATGACAAAATCATCAAAATAAGGGCGCTGATCTTCGTAGAAAGATCCAGCCAAAAAGGTATCATCATTGGCGAAAAAGGCAAAGCACTCAAAAGAGTGGGCACGCTCGCCCGAGAGGCCCTGGAAGAGTTTTTTGGCAAAAAAGTATTCCTTGAAACTCATGTGAAGGTAGAGGATGACTGGAGAAAAAATAAAAATAAATTAAGAAAATTTGGTTACGACCAATAA